The Vicia villosa cultivar HV-30 ecotype Madison, WI linkage group LG1, Vvil1.0, whole genome shotgun sequence genome includes a region encoding these proteins:
- the LOC131604825 gene encoding myb-related protein 306-like — protein MGRPPCCEKYGIKKGPWTPEEDIILVSYIQQHGPGNWRSVPTNTGLMRCSKSCRLRWTNYLRPGIKRGNFTDHEEKMILHLQALLGNRWAAIASYLPQRTDNDIKNYWNTHLKKKMNKDQGNDNHEDVDSEGKARSQPLKGQWERRLQTDIQMAKQALSEALSLPQNPTTFPHEMKPSSSFCHENHPPNSHFNIPSPYASSYENISRLMENWMKTPNSSAETLSSSIFSNNMHVTTTAGSSSSEGAQSTTQDHHHHQHPHHHAFESNLFNFSNSSKSDHASRIRSTYEENSSLTKEGLDLFHQEKRNMETNVPLTLLEKWLFEDGVTTTHHECNEDLINMSLEESTSDFF, from the exons ATGGGGAGACCACCATGTTGTGAGAAATATGGGATTAAGAAAGGACCTTGGACTCCTGAGGAAGATATCATCTTAGTTTCTTATATTCAACAACATGGTCCTGGAAATTGGAGATCAGTTCCTACCAATACTG GTTTGATGAGATGCAGTAAAAGCTGCAGACTTAGATGGACAAACTATCTTCGTCCCGGTATCAAACGAGGTAACTTCACAGATCATGAAGAGAAAatgattcttcatcttcaagctcttCTAGGCAACAG ATGGGCGGCGATAGCTTCGTATCTTCCACAAAGGACGGATAATGATATAAAAAACTATTGGAATACACatttaaagaagaagatgaacaaagaTCAAGGTAATGATAATCATGAAGATGTTGATTCGGAAGGAAAAGCTCGGTCACAGCCGCTAAAGGGTCAATGGGAGAGAAGGCTACAAACAGATATTCAAATGGCCAAACAAGCCTTATCTGAGGCTTTATCCCTTCCACAAAACCCAACAACTTTTCCTCATGAGATGAAACCCTCATCAAGTTTTTGTCATGAAAATCATCCACCAAATTCTCATTTTAATATTCCATCTCCATATGCATCAAGCTATGAAAATATATCTAGATTGATGGAAAACTGGATGAAAACACCTAACTCGTCAGCTGAGACACTTTCCTCATCAATATTCAGCAACAACATGCACGTTACTACCACTGCGGGATCAAGTTCTAGTGAAGGAGCACAAAGCACAACAcaagatcatcatcatcatcaacatcctcATCATCATGCTTTTGAATCCAATTTGTTCAACTTTAGTAACTCCTCCAAATCTGATCATGCATCTCGAATTAGGTCAACTTATGAAGAGAACAGCAGCTTAACAAAAGAGGGTCTAGATCTCTTCCACCAAGAGAAAAGAAATATGGAAACAAATGTCCCTCTTACTTTGTTGGAAAAATGGCTATTCGAAGATGGGGTAACAACAACTCATCATGAATGCAATGAAGATCTTATAAACATGTCATTGGAGGAAAGTACTTCAGATTTCTTTTAG